A single region of the Methanobrevibacter sp. genome encodes:
- a CDS encoding ABC transporter substrate-binding protein: MNKKITFVLVLALAAFLVMGSASAGLFDFLGGGDDTVKIGYLPSDHDAALFVADAKGMYKDKNITVELVQFNNGGDLMTAMASGDVDVGYVGITPVLSSIAKGVPVKVVSSAQTEGSGIVVTEDSGINSAADLKGKSIATPGEATIQYALLTYYLKENNMTMDDLNVSAMKVPSMNDALKTNQIDGIVTFQPYVSIATNDSSNHLLAGSDEILPNHPCCVVVASDDFIKNHEDKAKEIVAIHKEATDFINSNVENGTSDVVVKLLPHDIVSDNDVEALSLESFPFISGIDKSFKSDVDAFQQLEVDIGLLNSTIPQDKLYWEA, encoded by the coding sequence ATGAATAAAAAAATTACATTTGTTTTAGTGTTAGCACTTGCTGCATTCCTTGTAATGGGTTCAGCTAGTGCAGGGCTCTTCGACTTTTTAGGCGGAGGCGACGACACTGTAAAAATAGGTTACTTACCTTCTGACCACGATGCAGCTTTATTTGTTGCAGATGCAAAAGGTATGTATAAAGATAAAAACATTACTGTTGAACTTGTTCAGTTCAACAACGGTGGAGACTTGATGACTGCTATGGCTAGTGGTGATGTCGATGTTGGATATGTTGGAATTACTCCGGTTTTATCTTCTATTGCAAAAGGAGTTCCAGTTAAAGTTGTTTCATCCGCTCAAACTGAAGGTAGTGGAATTGTTGTAACTGAAGACTCTGGAATCAACTCAGCTGCAGATTTAAAAGGTAAATCCATTGCAACTCCTGGTGAAGCTACTATTCAATATGCATTACTTACCTACTACTTAAAAGAAAATAACATGACCATGGATGATTTAAACGTTTCAGCAATGAAAGTTCCTTCAATGAACGATGCTTTAAAAACCAATCAGATTGATGGTATTGTTACTTTCCAACCTTATGTAAGTATTGCTACTAATGATTCCAGCAACCATCTTTTAGCTGGTTCTGACGAAATTTTACCAAATCACCCATGTTGTGTAGTTGTTGCATCCGATGACTTTATCAAAAACCATGAAGACAAAGCTAAAGAAATAGTAGCTATTCACAAAGAAGCTACTGACTTCATTAACAGCAATGTTGAAAATGGTACATCTGATGTTGTTGTAAAACTTTTACCTCATGATATCGTATCTGATAATGATGTTGAAGCTCTCTCTTTAGAAAGTTTCCCATTCATCTCAGGTATTGATAAATCTTTCAAATCAGATGTTGATGCATTCCAACAACTTGAAGTAGATATTGGACTTTTAAACAGTACAATACCTCAAGATAAACTCTACTGGGAAGCATAG
- a CDS encoding DUF447 domain-containing protein encodes MSHDLTQLGIEKDLQYECITTTLSKDGIKNAGAFAFKYLGDNKVFCHIFEGSKTLKNILETNEYVVNITQNPLVFTYATLDCLDDEYYTDNTNIAIIKNTPAYIIVDVENVEIKTPEDFPIKGDNNIYFITGNIREVVVNDKNVHAFNRGLSALIESLVNFSRYKIVGENQRKVYMDKLIENQRVIDKVSDEKTKKAIADLKEEYEKN; translated from the coding sequence ATGAGTCATGATTTAACACAGTTAGGAATTGAAAAAGATTTGCAATATGAATGTATTACAACCACATTAAGTAAAGACGGAATTAAAAATGCAGGTGCCTTTGCATTCAAGTATCTTGGTGACAATAAGGTTTTCTGCCACATCTTTGAAGGATCAAAAACATTGAAAAACATACTTGAGACTAATGAATATGTAGTTAACATTACACAAAATCCATTAGTTTTCACATATGCTACACTAGATTGCTTAGACGATGAATATTATACTGATAATACCAACATAGCTATCATTAAAAACACCCCCGCTTACATTATTGTGGATGTTGAAAATGTCGAGATTAAAACTCCTGAAGATTTCCCAATCAAAGGTGACAATAACATTTACTTTATTACCGGAAATATCCGAGAAGTTGTCGTTAATGATAAAAATGTACATGCATTTAACAGAGGACTGTCTGCACTCATAGAATCCCTTGTTAACTTTTCAAGATACAAAATTGTTGGTGAAAATCAAAGAAAAGTATACATGGACAAATTAATTGAAAATCAAAGGGTCATCGACAAAGTTTCAGACGAAAAAACCAAAAAAGCTATCGCCGATTTAAAAGAAGAATACGAAAAAAATTAA
- the acs gene encoding acetate--CoA ligase alpha subunit: MIDLNKMFKPESVAVIGASNTPGKVGYIIVDNLINDGFEGAIYPVNPKGGEILGKKAYANIKDIPEKVDLAIITIPVAFVNPTVKECGEAGVENMVVITAGFKEVGEEGAKLEAELTALGEEYGINIIGPNSLGITDSHTPLNGSFSQMMPPTGNMAFISQSGAMMVAIIDWSVTSGIGFSKVISLGNKAGVTEIELLQYLAEDDETKVIICYLESISDDDDFVRTMRETAHKKPIIVLKSGSSSAGAAAASSHTGALAGSDLAFDTAFRQSGIMRVETMAELFDLGLAFSKAPLPKGDNVAIITNAGGGGVLTVDAMEKAGLQLVQFDEETTARLKECVTEEGSAKNPIDVLGDAPVSRYKESLEIVLSQDEVDSLIVMVCPTASADPDGIANAILEERKEFNKPIIVVNMGGPSFEAANDALRENGVPTYVFPETAVTALEAMTRYARLEDREYDDVVEKIDDVDKDAVKAIFDKVKADGRDTLLGSEAYAVAEAYGISAAPIKLSTSADEAAALAEEMEFPVVLKIASDKILHKSDIGGVKVGISSAEEAKATYDEIIANAKAAHPDIVPDGVEVQKMMDSGEEVIVGMIRDKQFGPMIAFGMGGIYVNLIEDVSFNLAKGMSSQEIDEQIASTKVSKLLEGYRGEAPCDVEEVKEAIKRVARLTLDFPEISELDINPIFVYEEGSSALDIKIKL; this comes from the coding sequence ATGATAGACCTCAATAAGATGTTTAAACCAGAATCCGTGGCAGTCATTGGTGCTTCCAATACTCCTGGAAAAGTTGGATACATCATTGTAGATAACCTCATCAATGATGGCTTTGAAGGAGCAATCTATCCAGTAAACCCAAAAGGCGGAGAAATTCTTGGTAAAAAAGCATACGCAAACATAAAAGATATACCTGAAAAAGTAGACTTGGCTATAATTACCATCCCTGTTGCATTTGTAAACCCAACCGTTAAAGAATGTGGTGAAGCAGGTGTTGAAAACATGGTAGTTATTACCGCAGGTTTTAAAGAAGTGGGAGAAGAAGGTGCTAAATTAGAAGCAGAATTAACAGCACTTGGTGAAGAATACGGTATAAACATTATTGGACCAAACAGTTTAGGTATTACTGACTCACACACCCCATTAAACGGATCATTTTCACAAATGATGCCACCAACCGGAAACATGGCATTCATTTCACAAAGTGGAGCTATGATGGTAGCTATCATCGACTGGAGTGTAACTTCTGGAATAGGATTCAGTAAAGTAATCAGTTTAGGAAACAAAGCAGGAGTAACTGAAATCGAACTTCTACAATACCTGGCAGAAGACGATGAAACCAAGGTAATCATCTGTTACTTAGAATCTATTTCAGATGATGATGACTTCGTTAGAACCATGAGAGAAACCGCACACAAAAAACCTATCATTGTACTTAAATCAGGTTCAAGTTCAGCTGGAGCTGCAGCAGCATCCTCACACACAGGAGCTCTTGCAGGAAGTGATTTGGCATTTGATACCGCATTTAGACAATCAGGAATTATGCGTGTAGAAACCATGGCAGAACTATTCGATTTAGGTCTCGCATTCTCCAAAGCACCACTTCCAAAAGGAGATAATGTAGCTATTATTACCAATGCAGGTGGTGGAGGAGTACTCACCGTTGATGCAATGGAAAAAGCAGGACTGCAATTAGTACAGTTCGATGAAGAAACCACTGCAAGATTAAAAGAATGTGTTACCGAAGAAGGTAGTGCTAAAAACCCAATTGATGTATTAGGTGACGCACCGGTAAGCAGATACAAAGAATCATTAGAAATAGTATTAAGTCAAGATGAAGTTGACAGTTTAATCGTTATGGTTTGTCCAACCGCATCCGCAGATCCTGATGGAATTGCAAATGCGATTTTAGAAGAAAGAAAAGAATTCAACAAACCAATTATCGTTGTTAACATGGGAGGACCATCCTTTGAAGCTGCAAACGATGCTTTAAGAGAAAATGGAGTACCTACCTATGTATTCCCAGAAACAGCAGTAACTGCACTTGAAGCAATGACAAGATATGCAAGATTAGAAGACAGGGAATATGACGATGTCGTTGAAAAAATCGATGATGTTGACAAAGATGCAGTTAAAGCAATATTCGACAAAGTTAAAGCTGACGGCAGAGACACATTACTTGGTAGTGAAGCTTATGCAGTAGCTGAAGCTTATGGAATTTCCGCTGCACCAATTAAATTATCAACCAGTGCAGACGAAGCAGCTGCTTTAGCAGAAGAAATGGAATTCCCAGTTGTACTTAAGATTGCATCAGATAAAATTTTACACAAATCAGACATCGGCGGTGTAAAAGTAGGAATCAGCAGTGCTGAAGAAGCAAAAGCAACATACGATGAAATTATCGCAAACGCTAAAGCTGCACACCCTGACATTGTACCTGATGGTGTAGAAGTGCAAAAAATGATGGATTCCGGTGAAGAAGTTATTGTAGGTATGATCCGTGACAAACAGTTCGGTCCTATGATTGCATTCGGCATGGGTGGAATCTATGTAAACCTTATTGAAGATGTTTCATTCAACCTTGCAAAAGGAATGAGTTCACAGGAAATCGATGAACAAATCGCTTCAACCAAAGTATCCAAACTGCTTGAAGGATACAGAGGAGAAGCTCCTTGTGATGTTGAAGAAGTTAAAGAAGCTATCAAAAGAGTAGCTAGATTGACTTTAGACTTCCCAGAAATATCCGAGTTAGACATAAACCCAATCTTCGTATACGAAGAAGGTTCATCAGCACTCGACATTAAAATCAAATTATAA
- a CDS encoding DUF2121 domain-containing protein — protein sequence MSLIIAYIGKKGCVMTGDKRKIGYFGDKARLDELEKDLYSGNIKGDEEFQKRASELGISIKITDDANKLKIVGNCVRGEVSTKGTFETKRRRIYGTTNGYQIVELLGSETQSRNAGENGIIIFGNNYAKQMAQNLIQKRWKASQSLKYMGEVFEDILREVSSNTPTVGSHFDTLIQQPKFNASEAQKHLNITIDHDIKVLIKFRQDLTEQLVQQSIAIDMANKIINEGEVGKVVSIDGNMLYVQLNKNTQAMDGNWKQLAGPGQNVLMFTESSNVKIGDKVIIENENLCLKKDKSSLKCDIILCSL from the coding sequence ATGAGCTTAATTATTGCATACATTGGAAAAAAAGGATGTGTGATGACTGGAGATAAAAGAAAAATAGGATATTTCGGTGATAAAGCAAGATTAGATGAATTAGAAAAAGATTTATATTCAGGTAATATTAAAGGTGATGAAGAGTTTCAAAAACGTGCAAGCGAGTTAGGCATTTCCATTAAGATTACTGATGATGCAAACAAGTTAAAGATAGTCGGTAATTGTGTTAGGGGAGAAGTAAGTACAAAAGGCACCTTCGAGACAAAACGCAGAAGGATTTATGGAACTACAAACGGTTATCAGATTGTTGAGTTGTTAGGCTCTGAGACACAATCACGTAATGCCGGTGAAAATGGAATAATTATTTTCGGAAATAATTATGCAAAACAAATGGCTCAAAATCTTATTCAAAAGAGATGGAAGGCTTCTCAAAGTTTAAAATACATGGGAGAAGTATTTGAAGATATTTTAAGAGAAGTTTCTTCCAATACACCAACTGTAGGTTCTCATTTTGATACTTTAATTCAGCAACCTAAATTCAATGCTTCAGAAGCTCAAAAACATCTTAATATAACAATTGACCATGATATCAAAGTGTTAATTAAATTTAGACAAGATTTGACTGAACAATTAGTCCAACAAAGTATTGCTATTGACATGGCAAATAAGATAATTAATGAAGGTGAAGTCGGTAAAGTTGTTTCCATTGATGGAAATATGTTATATGTTCAATTGAACAAAAATACTCAGGCCATGGATGGGAATTGGAAACAATTAGCAGGACCTGGCCAGAATGTTTTAATGTTTACTGAAAGCAGCAATGTCAAAATAGGAGATAAAGTCATAATTGAAAATGAAAATTTATGCCTTAAAAAAGATAAATCATCTCTTAAATGCGATATAATTCTTTGTTCTTTGTGA
- a CDS encoding MBL fold metallo-hydrolase, whose amino-acid sequence MKITFFGSGGGRFSAISQRRMTGGFRIDNLGGKNYHVDPGPGALVRTYQFGFDPRNLSGVFVSHAHTDHYNDAEILIEAMTKGMTRRFGTVFGSDSVLNGYDKWGPCISKYHQSQSDKVVLEPDKFKPVDNITVKGTRTKHGDPTGSGFQIDYKGFKISYTSDTGYFDGLAKEHEGADILIASVLRPGNRTINGHMCTRNFIDLINEVEPKVAVMTHLGLKMISSNPVTEAKKVSKQTGVKTVAAYDGLSFNVNYNNPKRFRLISLKDVESSNHSTSHTLFNNERKNSYQLAFKHNEFDEVSFMKKD is encoded by the coding sequence ATGAAAATAACATTTTTTGGTAGTGGTGGTGGAAGGTTTTCCGCCATTTCCCAGCGAAGAATGACCGGAGGATTCAGGATTGATAATCTGGGCGGAAAGAATTATCATGTTGACCCTGGCCCAGGTGCGCTTGTAAGAACTTATCAATTCGGATTTGATCCTCGTAATTTAAGTGGTGTTTTTGTATCTCATGCACATACTGACCATTATAACGATGCGGAGATTCTCATTGAAGCCATGACAAAAGGCATGACCCGACGATTTGGTACAGTCTTTGGTAGCGACAGTGTTTTGAATGGTTATGATAAATGGGGTCCTTGCATTTCCAAGTATCACCAATCCCAATCAGACAAGGTTGTTCTGGAGCCGGACAAATTCAAGCCTGTTGATAATATTACCGTAAAGGGTACCAGAACAAAGCATGGTGATCCTACAGGTTCAGGTTTTCAGATTGACTATAAGGGATTTAAGATTTCATATACTTCTGATACCGGTTATTTTGACGGGCTGGCAAAGGAGCACGAAGGTGCGGATATACTGATAGCCAGTGTGCTGCGTCCTGGAAACAGAACAATCAACGGACACATGTGTACTCGCAATTTCATTGATTTGATAAATGAAGTTGAACCAAAAGTTGCTGTCATGACTCATTTGGGTTTAAAAATGATATCCAGCAATCCTGTTACTGAAGCTAAAAAGGTTTCCAAACAAACCGGAGTAAAAACTGTAGCGGCATATGACGGATTATCATTTAATGTGAATTATAATAATCCTAAAAGATTCAGATTGATATCACTTAAGGATGTAGAATCATCAAACCACAGTACTTCCCACACTTTATTCAACAACGAAAGAAAAAATTCATATCAGTTGGCTTTTAAGCACAATGAGTTTGATGAAGTTTCATTCATGAAAAAAGATTAG
- the aroC gene encoding chorismate synthase yields the protein MSNSIGEKFKITSFGASHGVAVGAIVDGCPANLELTAEDIQKELDKRKPGTSSVTTPRKEADEVQILSGIFEGKTDGTPITGVIFNKNQHSKDYSMFKNTPRPSHGDYGWMMRYGNYDYNGGGRGSGRVTIGHVIGGAIAKKLLMTQNIEIISHVVQIGDVKAEPQDFKTIKQNIEKTPVRCADLDAAEKMEELILAKKHEGDSVGGIVETIAVNVPAGIGEPVFSRLDGDLARILMNIGAVKGVEIGLGFDVANHTGSEINDEYQIRDNEITTKTNNSGGIIGGMSNGMPIVSKIAIKPTPSISKCQDSVNLEKQENEKIEIKGRHDPCICPRVTVVAESSTAIVLADHMIRSGFIHPTNLKKQI from the coding sequence ATGTCAAATTCAATTGGAGAAAAATTTAAAATAACAAGTTTTGGAGCAAGCCACGGAGTTGCTGTTGGAGCCATCGTTGATGGATGTCCTGCAAACCTGGAATTAACCGCTGAAGATATTCAAAAGGAACTGGATAAAAGAAAACCTGGAACAAGCAGTGTAACCACACCCAGAAAAGAAGCTGATGAAGTGCAGATTTTGTCCGGAATATTTGAAGGTAAAACTGACGGAACTCCAATTACCGGAGTTATTTTCAACAAAAATCAGCACTCCAAAGATTATTCCATGTTTAAAAACACACCACGCCCTTCACATGGAGACTATGGCTGGATGATGAGATACGGCAACTATGACTATAACGGAGGGGGCAGAGGAAGCGGACGAGTAACCATCGGCCACGTAATCGGTGGAGCAATAGCTAAAAAACTTCTAATGACACAAAATATCGAAATCATTTCCCATGTTGTCCAAATTGGTGACGTTAAAGCAGAGCCTCAAGACTTCAAAACCATTAAGCAAAACATTGAGAAAACTCCTGTGCGCTGTGCAGATTTGGATGCGGCTGAAAAAATGGAAGAGCTAATATTGGCTAAAAAACATGAAGGAGATTCCGTTGGAGGAATTGTTGAAACCATTGCAGTTAATGTTCCGGCAGGTATCGGAGAACCTGTTTTTTCCAGGCTTGACGGAGATTTAGCCAGAATATTAATGAACATCGGTGCAGTAAAAGGAGTTGAAATCGGACTCGGATTTGATGTTGCAAACCACACCGGCTCTGAAATCAATGATGAATACCAGATTAGAGACAATGAAATTACTACAAAAACAAACAACTCCGGAGGAATTATTGGTGGAATGAGCAATGGAATGCCAATTGTTTCTAAAATAGCAATAAAACCAACACCGTCAATTTCAAAATGTCAGGATTCCGTTAATTTAGAAAAACAGGAAAATGAAAAAATAGAAATTAAAGGACGCCATGATCCCTGCATCTGTCCTAGAGTGACAGTGGTAGCTGAATCAAGCACCGCAATTGTTCTTGCAGACCATATGATTCGCTCAGGATTCATTCATCCTACTAATTTGAAAAAACAAATCTAA
- the hemB gene encoding porphobilinogen synthase codes for MQFPTTRMRRLRKNAKIRNIVRETKLEKDDLIYPIYFKEELQGNEKEEISSLPGEFRYSLDAGVEFAKKLEQKGLKSIIVFGIPKEDTKDEIATPDYSATGIVQKAVRRLKKETNLVVITDVCLCQYTSHGHCGMIVENDDTDDGIEILNDESLPYIAKVALSHAEAGADIVAPSDMMDGRVGAIRQCLDENGYTNVMIMSYSAKYASAFYEPFRVAACSSPHAGDRKSYQMDPANAVEAIRECELDVIEGCDFLMVKPALPYLDVVRMVRDEFMLPLVAYNVSGEYAMLMAAIEKGFLTERAILESLLSIKRAGADLIITNFAPYLLLNELIE; via the coding sequence ATGCAATTTCCAACTACAAGAATGAGAAGATTAAGAAAAAATGCTAAAATAAGAAATATAGTTCGTGAAACCAAGTTAGAAAAAGACGATTTAATTTATCCTATTTACTTTAAAGAAGAGCTTCAGGGAAATGAAAAAGAGGAAATTTCATCACTTCCTGGGGAATTTAGATACTCACTGGATGCAGGTGTTGAGTTTGCAAAGAAACTTGAACAGAAAGGATTGAAATCAATTATTGTATTCGGAATTCCTAAAGAGGATACAAAAGATGAAATAGCTACTCCTGATTATTCAGCTACAGGCATTGTTCAAAAAGCAGTCAGAAGGCTTAAAAAAGAGACTAATCTTGTTGTAATCACTGATGTATGTTTGTGCCAATACACTTCTCATGGTCATTGCGGAATGATAGTGGAAAATGATGATACTGATGATGGAATTGAAATATTGAACGATGAAAGCCTGCCTTACATTGCTAAAGTTGCTTTATCCCATGCAGAAGCAGGTGCTGATATTGTTGCACCTTCTGACATGATGGATGGTAGAGTTGGTGCAATCCGTCAATGTCTTGATGAAAACGGCTACACTAATGTGATGATAATGTCTTATTCTGCAAAATATGCATCTGCATTTTATGAACCTTTCAGGGTAGCTGCATGTTCTTCACCTCATGCCGGTGACAGGAAATCCTATCAGATGGATCCGGCAAATGCCGTTGAGGCAATCCGTGAATGTGAGCTTGATGTAATTGAAGGATGTGACTTTTTAATGGTAAAACCGGCACTTCCATATTTGGATGTTGTTCGAATGGTTCGTGATGAGTTCATGCTGCCTTTGGTTGCATATAACGTAAGCGGTGAATACGCTATGCTTATGGCTGCCATTGAAAAGGGATTTTTAACAGAACGCGCAATTTTAGAATCACTCCTTTCCATAAAAAGGGCAGGAGCAGATTTAATTATTACTAATTTCGCACCGTACTTACTTTTGAATGAGTTGATAGAATGA
- a CDS encoding triphosphoribosyl-dephospho-CoA synthase, which yields MNASEIAKIAQIASALEVSGYPKPGNVHRTRDYDDMEFEDFIISGIVIGDTIREACTDVDVENPELGKYILQAVAETDRWIKNNTNLGIVMMTTPIAVAASISDSFDDIRGNIKLLMGNTSVDDACDLYDAINIADAGGMGDQDEYDVASDNAKQELRDNNQTMYDVLKISAPWDMLAREMTSDMPAVFEIGYPTYHELRAEKTKNEACLLTFLTILSHVPDTLISRKYGDEEALKISLMTGDLLKMKDSSDFMDRVSEFDDYLFKNKYNPGTTADLTAASIFVSYLKSNFE from the coding sequence ATGAACGCTTCAGAAATAGCAAAAATAGCACAAATTGCATCTGCACTTGAAGTTAGCGGATATCCAAAACCGGGAAACGTTCACAGGACCCGTGATTATGATGATATGGAATTTGAAGATTTTATCATAAGTGGAATCGTAATAGGGGATACAATCCGTGAAGCCTGCACTGACGTTGATGTGGAAAATCCAGAACTTGGAAAATACATTCTGCAGGCAGTGGCTGAAACCGACAGATGGATTAAGAACAATACAAATCTTGGAATTGTAATGATGACCACTCCTATTGCAGTAGCAGCTTCCATTAGTGATTCCTTTGATGATATTCGAGGAAACATTAAACTTTTGATGGGAAACACTTCTGTTGACGATGCGTGTGATTTGTATGATGCAATCAACATTGCTGATGCCGGAGGAATGGGCGATCAGGATGAATATGATGTTGCAAGCGATAATGCAAAACAGGAGCTCAGGGACAATAACCAGACCATGTATGATGTTTTGAAAATTTCTGCTCCTTGGGATATGCTTGCACGTGAAATGACTTCTGACATGCCTGCCGTTTTTGAAATAGGTTATCCTACATATCATGAGTTAAGAGCTGAAAAAACTAAAAACGAGGCTTGTCTTTTAACATTTTTAACAATACTTTCTCATGTTCCTGATACTTTAATTTCAAGAAAATACGGTGATGAGGAAGCGCTAAAAATATCCTTGATGACTGGGGATTTGCTTAAAATGAAAGATTCATCAGACTTTATGGACAGAGTGAGTGAATTCGATGATTATTTATTTAAAAACAAGTATAATCCTGGAACCACAGCTGATTTAACAGCAGCATCAATTTTTGTAAGTTATTTGAAATCCAATTTTGAATAA
- a CDS encoding TetR/AcrR family transcriptional regulator: MNNKEKIFNVSIDLFSQYGYDGVSIRQIAREVGIKESSIYNHYKSKESIMDSILKYYIEQMISEDIPIDQASENLDISFDYFYRAGLEAFSSQLRDEKMSKITRIIFIESYHNEKIREFLKNSILEDAITGWINLFDLMKYKKLIRDDVDSRQLAESFYKYGLSLLYEHYVINYPEDDGKFVDELCEKSERHIKLIYESVRR; this comes from the coding sequence ATGAATAATAAAGAAAAAATTTTCAATGTTTCAATTGATTTGTTTTCACAATATGGTTATGATGGAGTTTCCATTCGCCAGATTGCTCGTGAAGTTGGAATAAAGGAAAGTTCAATCTATAATCATTACAAAAGCAAGGAATCAATCATGGATTCAATTTTAAAGTATTATATCGAACAGATGATTTCCGAAGATATTCCAATTGACCAGGCTAGTGAGAATCTTGATATAAGCTTTGATTATTTCTACCGTGCCGGACTGGAAGCATTTTCCTCACAGCTGCGTGATGAAAAAATGTCCAAAATCACTAGAATAATATTCATTGAATCTTATCACAATGAAAAAATAAGGGAATTTCTCAAAAATAGCATTCTGGAAGATGCAATCACAGGATGGATAAATCTGTTTGATTTGATGAAATATAAAAAACTGATTCGTGATGATGTGGACTCAAGACAACTGGCAGAATCATTTTACAAATACGGACTTTCCCTGTTATATGAACATTATGTCATCAATTACCCTGAAGATGACGGGAAATTCGTAGATGAGCTATGTGAAAAATCAGAAAGACATATCAAATTGATATATGAATCTGTAAGGAGATAA
- a CDS encoding GNAT family N-acetyltransferase has translation MEIRLENENDYSEVEVLVRNSFWNIYRPGAYEHYIVHCLRNDKSFIRDLAYVIEDDDKIVGHISYSVGYIDYGDVKIDAVVLGPVSIHEDYQNMGLGSKLIRHTLDLAKNEGIPFVFVIGDENYYHRFGFESASKFDIFLDGTDRQDECPFFMVIVFDKTKLKNKNGTFHNPDVFDVNQSDVDEFDKQFEFKEKLILDSQLKEL, from the coding sequence ATGGAAATAAGACTTGAAAACGAAAATGATTACTCTGAAGTGGAAGTGCTGGTTAGAAACTCATTCTGGAATATTTATCGGCCGGGAGCTTATGAACACTACATTGTGCATTGCTTAAGGAATGACAAATCTTTCATCAGGGATTTGGCATATGTCATTGAAGATGATGATAAAATTGTTGGCCATATTAGCTATTCTGTGGGATACATTGATTATGGTGATGTAAAAATTGACGCAGTTGTTTTAGGCCCTGTTTCAATACATGAAGATTATCAAAATATGGGTTTGGGTTCAAAACTGATTAGACATACGCTTGATTTGGCAAAAAATGAGGGAATTCCCTTTGTTTTTGTAATTGGTGATGAAAATTATTATCACAGATTCGGTTTTGAAAGCGCTTCAAAATTTGATATATTTTTAGACGGAACTGATAGACAGGATGAATGCCCTTTTTTCATGGTTATCGTATTTGATAAAACCAAATTAAAAAATAAAAATGGAACATTTCATAATCCTGACGTATTTGATGTCAATCAAAGCGATGTGGATGAATTTGATAAACAATTTGAATTCAAGGAAAAATTAATTTTGGATTCACAATTAAAGGAGTTATAA
- a CDS encoding flavodoxin family protein, whose amino-acid sequence MKYVIINGSPRRKNTCAVIKQIKTNLEGEFEEIYLQKEKIPLCVGCYNCIVKGEKYCPHFSQINPIVEKINDCDGIIIGSPVYAMNVTALLKNFFDHTAYLFHRPQFFTKKAIVVVTTAGAGHKKVANYIDETLRHWGVNKVYKIAMACGGKEHLETEPIDKVSKKFFKDLKSNKLHSPKFGDILFFDVWKAMANMDEPIKPDAEYWNETGLINEDFSPDVKLNFIKKGFSKLMFFILSKFIK is encoded by the coding sequence ATGAAATATGTAATAATCAACGGATCTCCAAGAAGGAAAAATACATGTGCAGTAATAAAACAGATTAAAACAAATCTGGAAGGTGAATTTGAAGAAATCTATCTGCAAAAGGAAAAAATTCCATTATGCGTAGGCTGCTATAACTGCATTGTTAAAGGTGAGAAATACTGCCCTCACTTCAGTCAGATTAATCCCATAGTTGAAAAGATAAACGATTGTGACGGAATCATCATAGGATCACCGGTATATGCGATGAATGTCACAGCACTTCTTAAAAACTTCTTTGACCATACGGCTTACCTGTTCCACAGACCTCAGTTTTTCACAAAAAAAGCCATAGTCGTTGTTACAACTGCAGGGGCAGGCCATAAAAAGGTAGCCAATTACATTGATGAAACATTAAGGCATTGGGGAGTAAATAAAGTATATAAAATTGCAATGGCATGCGGAGGAAAGGAACATCTGGAAACCGAACCAATAGATAAAGTGTCTAAAAAATTCTTCAAGGATTTAAAGTCAAATAAACTGCATTCTCCTAAATTTGGAGATATTTTGTTTTTCGATGTATGGAAAGCTATGGCTAATATGGACGAGCCTATCAAGCCAGATGCAGAATATTGGAATGAAACTGGTTTGATTAATGAGGATTTTTCACCTGATGTTAAATTGAATTTCATAAAAAAGGGATTTTCAAAACTGATGTTTTTTATATTAAGTAAGTTCATAAAATGA